A region of Faecalibacterium taiwanense DNA encodes the following proteins:
- a CDS encoding DUF4358 domain-containing protein, translating to MKRIIASLLAGLCLLALVGCSAGSKADSSAPKDYSQIIHDARTDEDNEYDMIFTKGEDGKFTAIDGYSAEYEADQLNDELKDIVFPLLGLEDGSYESFAASVSSMMVRSYAVAIVKPAEGKTDAVKAALEAYVQSEQQSMEHYLEDQYLVAKAATVTVAPTGEVVLVCAEDHDTILSNIEKALAA from the coding sequence ATGAAACGTATCATTGCTTCCCTGCTTGCCGGTCTGTGCCTGCTTGCTCTGGTGGGCTGCTCTGCCGGCAGCAAGGCCGACTCTTCCGCCCCGAAGGACTACTCCCAGATCATCCACGATGCCCGCACCGACGAGGACAACGAATACGATATGATCTTTACCAAAGGTGAGGACGGCAAATTCACCGCCATCGACGGCTACAGCGCCGAGTATGAGGCCGACCAGCTGAATGACGAGCTGAAAGACATCGTGTTCCCCCTGCTGGGCCTTGAGGACGGCAGCTACGAGAGCTTTGCCGCCTCTGTTTCCTCCATGATGGTGCGCAGCTACGCCGTTGCCATCGTAAAGCCAGCCGAGGGCAAGACCGATGCCGTGAAAGCCGCACTGGAAGCCTATGTGCAGAGTGAGCAGCAGTCCATGGAGCACTACCTTGAGGATCAGTATCTGGTCGCCAAGGCGGCCACCGTCACCGTAGCTCCCACCGGTGAGGTGGTTCTGGTGTGCGCCGAGGATCACGACACCATTCTTTCCAACATCGAGAAAGCCCTTGCCGCATAA
- a CDS encoding Lrp/AsnC family transcriptional regulator, whose translation MDDLDRKILSLLAKNARMPVKEIAEQVSLTSPAVSSRIHKLETDGIISGYTVTLNRPADRMYVDALISLSVAPSKQDAFLELLQSSKEVLQCYHVTGAYTFLVKVSCGSMPQLEHLILQFQKLGTTSTQIILSTPVNHGELDALML comes from the coding sequence ATGGATGATCTGGATCGTAAGATTCTCTCCCTGCTGGCAAAGAACGCACGGATGCCGGTCAAGGAGATCGCCGAGCAGGTATCGCTGACCAGTCCTGCTGTTTCCAGCCGCATTCACAAGCTGGAAACGGATGGCATCATCAGCGGCTACACCGTCACCCTGAACCGCCCCGCTGACCGGATGTATGTGGATGCCCTCATCAGCCTTTCGGTAGCACCTTCCAAGCAGGATGCCTTTCTGGAGCTGCTGCAAAGCAGCAAGGAAGTGCTGCAGTGCTACCACGTCACGGGTGCATACACCTTCCTTGTCAAGGTGAGCTGCGGCAGCATGCCCCAGCTGGAACACCTGATCCTGCAGTTCCAGAAGCTGGGCACCACCAGCACCCAGATCATCCTTTCCACGCCGGTGAACCACGGCGAGCTGGATGCCCTTATGCTGTAA
- the hflX gene encoding GTPase HflX, with product MSELYDILVETPPTKVILLALDQGLWDCERSLAELSALCEANHMEAVAQVTQKRQTPETGIVLGSGKLEEASLAAETLGAECAVFDGELTGSQIRNISNALGGLEVIDRTMLILEIFRSRAVTNEGKLQTELALLRYRLPRLQGMGEALSRQGGGGGGGGGARRGAGETKLELDRRHVHARIDALAEKLAEMEKRRGESRKARAKTGMPVVSLVGYTNVGKSSLMNALCGPSVAEADMLFATLDPTSRKLILPSGMAVLLVDTVGFVSRLPHNLVEAFKSTLEEAAWSDVIIRVADAGDEQREEQLAVTDEVLDGLDCADIPRLTVYNKCDKPGAMSFDPDILLTSAKTGYGLDTLLAKLDEVLSDRVHTLKVLLPYDKLGLAAPMRERGSVQVEEYREDGLYLEGIVKTEDLHCFEGYLV from the coding sequence TTGAGCGAACTTTACGATATTTTGGTAGAAACACCCCCGACGAAGGTCATTCTGCTGGCGCTGGATCAGGGCCTGTGGGACTGCGAGCGCAGCCTTGCAGAGCTTTCCGCCCTGTGCGAAGCAAACCACATGGAAGCCGTGGCACAGGTGACCCAGAAGCGCCAGACCCCGGAGACCGGCATCGTGCTGGGTAGCGGCAAGCTGGAGGAAGCATCCCTTGCCGCCGAAACGCTGGGCGCGGAATGCGCCGTATTTGACGGCGAACTGACCGGCAGCCAGATCCGCAACATCTCCAATGCGCTGGGCGGACTGGAAGTGATCGACCGCACCATGCTGATCCTTGAAATTTTCCGCAGCCGCGCCGTCACCAACGAGGGCAAGCTGCAGACCGAACTGGCCCTTCTGCGCTACCGCCTGCCCCGTCTGCAGGGCATGGGCGAAGCGCTCAGCCGTCAGGGCGGCGGTGGCGGCGGCGGTGGTGGTGCCCGCCGCGGTGCCGGTGAGACCAAGCTGGAACTGGACCGCCGCCATGTGCATGCCCGCATCGATGCGCTGGCTGAAAAGCTGGCCGAAATGGAAAAGCGCCGGGGCGAGAGCCGCAAGGCCCGTGCCAAGACCGGGATGCCGGTGGTCAGCCTTGTAGGCTATACCAACGTGGGCAAATCCAGCCTGATGAATGCTCTGTGCGGCCCCAGCGTAGCCGAAGCGGACATGCTGTTCGCCACACTGGACCCCACCAGCCGCAAGCTGATACTGCCCAGCGGCATGGCGGTGCTGCTGGTGGACACGGTGGGCTTTGTGTCCCGCCTGCCCCACAATCTGGTGGAAGCCTTCAAGTCCACGCTGGAAGAAGCGGCATGGTCGGACGTGATCATCCGTGTGGCAGACGCAGGCGATGAGCAGCGGGAAGAGCAGCTGGCCGTCACGGACGAGGTTCTGGACGGGCTGGACTGTGCGGACATCCCCCGCCTGACCGTCTACAACAAGTGCGATAAGCCGGGTGCCATGAGCTTTGACCCGGACATCCTGCTCACCAGTGCCAAGACCGGCTACGGTCTGGACACCCTGCTGGCAAAGCTGGACGAGGTGCTCAGCGACCGGGTGCACACCTTAAAGGTGCTGCTGCCCTACGATAAACTGGGCCTTGCCGCCCCCATGCGGGAGCGCGGCAGCGTGCAGGTGGAGGAATACCGGGAGGACGGGCTGTATCTGGAGGGCATCGTCAAGACGGAAGACCTGCACTGCTTTGAAGGGTATCTGGTCTGA
- a CDS encoding GNAT family N-acetyltransferase yields the protein MRHAGTQTLETDRLFLRQLLPEDAEQMYTNWASDPEVTRFLRWEPHKNALETVGLLAAWATLYPNPDYYQWAIVEKASGQVFGSISIFNALLGDPAQKALWPQQDCTDGIWEAGYCIGKHWWNHGFATEALKAAVNYWFENTDGGWLTCCHAKENPASGRVMEKAGFVYHHDTVDHKFDGTPVECRSYLLTRERYNRKDLL from the coding sequence ATGCGCCATGCCGGAACGCAAACGCTTGAGACCGACCGGCTTTTCCTGCGCCAGCTTCTGCCCGAGGATGCCGAGCAGATGTATACGAACTGGGCATCCGACCCGGAAGTGACCCGCTTTCTGCGGTGGGAGCCGCACAAAAACGCGCTGGAGACCGTAGGTCTGCTGGCGGCATGGGCCACCCTTTACCCGAACCCGGACTACTACCAGTGGGCCATTGTGGAAAAGGCTTCCGGGCAGGTGTTTGGCAGCATCAGCATCTTCAATGCTCTGCTCGGTGACCCGGCACAGAAAGCGCTCTGGCCGCAACAGGACTGCACAGACGGCATCTGGGAAGCAGGCTACTGCATCGGGAAGCACTGGTGGAACCATGGTTTTGCAACCGAAGCTTTAAAAGCAGCAGTAAACTACTGGTTTGAGAATACAGACGGCGGCTGGCTCACCTGCTGCCACGCAAAAGAGAACCCTGCCAGCGGCCGGGTGATGGAAAAAGCCGGTTTTGTGTACCACCACGACACCGTTGATCACAAGTTTGACGGCACACCGGTGGAGTGCAGAAGCTATCTGCTGACAAGAGAACGATATAACAGAAAGGACTTACTTTGA
- a CDS encoding bifunctional homocysteine S-methyltransferase/methylenetetrahydrofolate reductase, translated as MKDVREILKKRPLLFDGGMGTYYKAKPGQECEQANLLDPDGILTVHRAYLEAGADAIKTNTFGLPRMAAAQNPMWEAMADEGWKLAAQAAAKTSAAVFADLGPAPDTEALPAAQIYTALAERFVALGAKNFLFETLSSDAGVAEAARQIKEAVPDAFVLVSFAVLPDGYTREGRHCAELVRSMTACGAVDAVGLNCVSAPGAMRALVQQLGETKLPLAVMPNAGYPVVTRTRVQYQGRPEYFARELARLAAEGVRILGGCCGTTPAHIAALRAALDALPETLPAAPAVAVSTAAKPEVEKDDAFLRKLNAGKKVIAIELDSPKDADLTGYLDGARRLQAAGADLLTIADCPIARARMDSSLVACRVHRELGLNVLPHMTCRDRNLNATKALLLGLYAEGVREVLAITGDPIPTAERDEVKNVYQFNSRKLAQYIVSLAGEGREMPSPLTVFGALNLNARNFDVELRRAQEKLQNGMSGFLTQPVLSAQAVVNLKKTRETLGEKAKILAGIMPVVSQRNAIFMENEVNGIHVDAEIIERFAGLDRAQGEELGLEVSVKAAQAAAPYADGFYLMTPFNRIALMERLIARLKDEGIAD; from the coding sequence ATGAAGGATGTGCGTGAAATTTTAAAAAAGCGCCCGCTGCTGTTCGATGGCGGCATGGGTACATATTATAAGGCAAAGCCCGGGCAGGAATGTGAGCAGGCAAACCTGCTGGACCCGGATGGCATTTTGACCGTGCACCGCGCGTATCTGGAAGCGGGTGCCGATGCGATCAAGACCAACACCTTCGGCCTGCCGCGCATGGCAGCAGCGCAGAACCCCATGTGGGAGGCCATGGCGGACGAAGGCTGGAAACTGGCTGCACAGGCCGCTGCAAAGACCAGCGCTGCCGTGTTTGCCGATCTTGGCCCGGCCCCGGACACCGAGGCACTCCCGGCGGCACAGATCTATACGGCCCTTGCCGAGCGGTTTGTCGCATTGGGTGCAAAGAACTTTTTGTTTGAGACGCTGAGCAGCGATGCCGGTGTGGCCGAAGCCGCGCGGCAGATCAAAGAAGCAGTGCCGGATGCCTTTGTGCTGGTGTCCTTTGCAGTGCTGCCGGACGGCTACACCCGCGAGGGCCGTCACTGCGCAGAGCTTGTGCGCAGCATGACTGCCTGCGGTGCAGTGGATGCTGTGGGCCTGAACTGCGTTTCTGCTCCCGGTGCCATGCGTGCGCTGGTGCAGCAGCTTGGCGAGACAAAGCTGCCGCTTGCAGTGATGCCCAACGCGGGCTACCCGGTGGTCACACGCACCCGGGTGCAGTATCAGGGCAGGCCGGAATATTTTGCACGGGAGCTGGCCCGCCTTGCTGCCGAGGGTGTGCGCATTCTGGGCGGCTGCTGCGGCACTACGCCTGCCCACATTGCGGCCCTGCGTGCGGCACTGGATGCCTTGCCGGAAACACTGCCTGCAGCCCCGGCAGTAGCAGTCTCCACTGCCGCAAAGCCGGAGGTGGAAAAAGACGATGCCTTCCTGCGCAAGCTGAACGCGGGCAAAAAGGTGATCGCCATTGAGCTGGACAGCCCCAAGGATGCCGACCTGACCGGCTATCTGGACGGTGCACGCCGCCTGCAGGCTGCTGGTGCAGACCTTTTGACCATTGCGGACTGTCCCATTGCCCGGGCACGGATGGATTCTTCGCTGGTGGCCTGCCGGGTGCACCGGGAGCTGGGGCTGAACGTGCTGCCCCACATGACCTGCCGCGACCGCAATCTGAACGCCACCAAGGCCCTGCTGCTGGGCCTGTACGCCGAGGGCGTGCGGGAGGTGCTGGCCATCACCGGCGACCCCATCCCCACCGCGGAGCGGGACGAGGTGAAAAACGTGTACCAGTTCAACTCCCGCAAGCTGGCGCAGTACATCGTCTCGCTGGCAGGGGAGGGCCGGGAGATGCCCTCGCCCCTCACCGTGTTCGGTGCGCTGAACCTGAACGCCCGCAACTTTGATGTGGAGCTGCGCCGCGCACAGGAAAAGCTGCAAAATGGCATGAGCGGCTTCCTTACCCAGCCGGTGCTCTCCGCACAGGCGGTGGTGAACCTGAAAAAGACCCGCGAAACGCTGGGCGAAAAGGCGAAAATTCTGGCCGGCATCATGCCGGTGGTGAGCCAGCGCAACGCCATCTTTATGGAGAACGAGGTCAACGGCATCCATGTGGATGCGGAGATCATTGAGCGTTTTGCCGGGCTGGACCGTGCGCAGGGCGAAGAGCTGGGGTTGGAAGTCTCGGTGAAGGCCGCGCAGGCTGCAGCGCCCTATGCAGACGGCTTTTACCTGATGACCCCCTTCAACCGCATCGCCCTGATGGAGCGGCTCATTGCAAGGCTGAAGGATGAAGGGATCGCGGATTGA
- a CDS encoding valine--tRNA ligase: MKELAKQYDPSQVEDRIYQFWLDGGYFHTKADPDKKPYTIVMPPPNVTGQLHMGHAVDNTMQDILIRTKRMQGYAALWVPGTDHASIATEAKVVEAMRAEGLTKEMVGRDGFLDRAWAWKTKYGNRIVSQLKKLGSSCDWDRERFTMDEGCSEAVKEVFVRLYDKGLIYRGNRMVNWCPHCNTSISDAEVEYEEKDGSFWHLLYPVKETGEMLELATTRPETMLGDTAVAINGDDPRYAHLHGCHVVLPLLNKEIPIVCDEHADMTKGTGVVKITPAHDPNDFEVGLRHGLPIVRVFTYDGHMTGAADKAAADALFAAGKNAINEPEVLDCGKYAGMTTLEARKAILADLEAGGFLKEIEPLKHEVGTCYRCHSTIEPMVSKQWFVKMEPLAKPAIESVEKGEIKFVPERFTKNYMNWMKNTRDWCISRQLWWGHQIPAWYCDDCGETVVAKSAPCACPKCGSAKLTQDPDTLDTWFSSALWPFSTLGWPNEESEDLKYFYPTNTLVTGYDIIGFWVSRMIFSGLAYTGKAPFSTVCIHGIVRDSQGRKMSKSLGNGIDPLEVIAQYGADALRFMLVDGSTPGNDMRYIEKKVEAARNFANKLWNATRFVLMNLPEDFTPGLPSEDKLDMSDKWVLTKLNQVAGAMTDNLDHYEMGLAAAKINSFIWDVYCDWFIEIAKPRLNSGDAEQADTARRVLVYVLDKALKLLHPFMPFITEELYQALPGSAETIMTQSWPTFDEAHNWADEEEAFEKVMDYIKAVRTMRTEMNVHPAKKTSMIIETADAAPFQKAQVYLAKFAFATDVTFTEKYEGSTDGMAQVSTHAARGFIPMMELIDRDKELARLNKEKAKAEKEMAMFANQLNNPKFVERAPAALVEDIRNKYAKSQDKLANIEQSIKALG, encoded by the coding sequence ATGAAAGAACTTGCAAAACAGTACGATCCCAGCCAGGTGGAAGACCGCATCTACCAGTTCTGGCTGGACGGCGGCTACTTCCACACGAAGGCAGACCCCGACAAGAAACCCTACACCATCGTCATGCCGCCCCCGAACGTCACCGGTCAGCTGCACATGGGCCATGCGGTGGATAACACCATGCAGGACATCCTCATCCGCACCAAGCGGATGCAGGGCTATGCTGCCCTGTGGGTGCCCGGTACCGACCATGCATCCATCGCTACCGAAGCCAAGGTGGTGGAGGCCATGCGTGCCGAGGGCCTGACCAAGGAGATGGTGGGCCGCGATGGTTTTCTGGACCGTGCATGGGCATGGAAGACCAAGTACGGCAACCGCATCGTCAGCCAGCTGAAGAAGCTGGGCAGCAGCTGCGACTGGGATCGTGAGCGCTTTACTATGGACGAGGGCTGCTCCGAGGCTGTCAAAGAAGTGTTCGTGCGCCTGTACGACAAGGGCCTGATCTACCGCGGCAACCGCATGGTCAACTGGTGCCCCCACTGCAACACCTCCATTTCTGATGCCGAGGTGGAGTACGAGGAGAAGGACGGCAGCTTCTGGCACCTGCTGTACCCGGTCAAGGAGACCGGCGAGATGCTGGAGCTGGCTACTACCCGTCCCGAGACCATGCTGGGCGATACCGCTGTTGCCATCAACGGCGATGACCCCCGCTATGCCCATCTGCACGGCTGCCATGTGGTGCTGCCCCTGCTGAACAAGGAGATCCCCATTGTGTGCGACGAGCACGCCGACATGACCAAGGGCACCGGTGTGGTCAAGATCACCCCCGCCCACGACCCCAACGACTTTGAAGTGGGTCTGCGCCACGGCCTGCCCATCGTGCGTGTGTTCACCTACGACGGCCACATGACCGGTGCTGCCGACAAGGCTGCTGCCGATGCCCTGTTCGCCGCCGGCAAGAACGCCATCAATGAGCCGGAGGTGCTGGACTGCGGCAAGTACGCCGGCATGACCACCCTCGAGGCCCGCAAGGCCATTCTGGCCGATCTGGAAGCAGGCGGCTTCCTGAAGGAGATCGAGCCCCTCAAGCACGAGGTGGGCACCTGCTACCGCTGCCACTCCACCATCGAGCCGATGGTGTCCAAGCAGTGGTTCGTCAAGATGGAGCCGCTGGCAAAGCCCGCCATCGAAAGCGTGGAAAAGGGCGAGATCAAGTTCGTGCCCGAGCGCTTCACCAAGAACTATATGAACTGGATGAAGAACACCCGCGACTGGTGCATCAGCCGTCAGCTGTGGTGGGGCCATCAGATCCCGGCATGGTACTGCGACGACTGCGGCGAGACCGTGGTGGCAAAGTCCGCTCCCTGCGCCTGCCCCAAGTGCGGCAGCGCAAAGCTGACCCAGGACCCCGATACGCTGGATACCTGGTTCTCCTCCGCTCTGTGGCCCTTCAGCACGCTGGGCTGGCCCAATGAAGAGAGCGAAGACCTCAAGTATTTCTACCCCACCAACACCCTCGTTACCGGCTACGACATCATCGGCTTCTGGGTCAGCCGCATGATCTTCTCCGGTCTGGCCTACACCGGCAAGGCACCCTTCAGCACTGTCTGCATCCACGGTATCGTGCGCGACAGTCAGGGCCGCAAGATGTCCAAGAGTCTGGGCAACGGCATCGACCCGCTGGAAGTCATTGCCCAGTACGGTGCAGATGCCCTGCGCTTTATGCTGGTGGATGGCTCCACCCCGGGCAACGACATGCGTTATATCGAAAAGAAGGTGGAGGCTGCCCGCAACTTTGCCAATAAGCTGTGGAATGCTACCCGCTTTGTGCTGATGAACCTGCCCGAGGACTTTACCCCGGGTCTGCCCAGTGAGGACAAGCTGGACATGAGCGACAAGTGGGTGCTCACCAAGCTGAATCAGGTGGCCGGTGCCATGACCGACAACCTCGACCACTACGAGATGGGTCTGGCCGCCGCCAAGATCAACAGCTTTATCTGGGATGTCTACTGTGACTGGTTCATCGAGATTGCAAAGCCCCGCCTGAACTCCGGCGATGCCGAGCAGGCCGACACCGCCCGCCGTGTGCTGGTGTATGTGCTGGACAAGGCCCTCAAGCTGCTGCATCCCTTCATGCCCTTCATCACCGAGGAGCTGTATCAGGCTCTGCCCGGCTCTGCCGAGACCATCATGACCCAGAGCTGGCCCACCTTTGACGAAGCTCACAACTGGGCCGACGAAGAGGAAGCTTTTGAAAAGGTCATGGACTACATCAAGGCCGTGCGTACCATGCGCACCGAGATGAATGTCCACCCCGCCAAAAAGACCAGCATGATCATCGAGACCGCCGACGCAGCACCCTTCCAGAAGGCACAGGTCTATCTGGCAAAGTTCGCCTTTGCCACCGACGTGACCTTTACCGAGAAGTACGAGGGCAGCACCGACGGCATGGCGCAGGTGTCCACCCACGCCGCCCGCGGCTTCATCCCCATGATGGAGCTGATCGACCGCGACAAGGAACTGGCCCGCCTGAACAAGGAAAAGGCCAAGGCCGAAAAGGAAATGGCCATGTTCGCGAACCAGCTGAACAACCCCAAGTTCGTGGAGCGCGCCCCGGCGGCACTGGTGGAGGATATCCGCAATAAGTACGCCAAGAGCCAGGATAAGCTGGCCAACATCGAGCAGAGCATCAAGGCTCTGGGCTGA
- a CDS encoding VanZ family protein, translating to MSGEYNSSAQRTSPWVTAGRVIFTLALIGCIAFIFSNSMKIASVSTVSSSRVLTLLQAALRRLGHPALAQRLTDHIVRKLAHFCEYMLEGFLLMLCMRVYTRQYIWHISVPMLGGVLTALTDETIQIFSPGRSSQVTDVWLDSAGVLAGILTALVLMALCRLLFNHRNKE from the coding sequence TTGAGCGGGGAATATAACAGCAGCGCACAGCGCACTTCGCCGTGGGTGACCGCAGGGCGGGTGATCTTTACCCTTGCTCTCATCGGCTGCATCGCGTTCATCTTTTCCAATTCCATGAAGATCGCCTCGGTGTCTACTGTGTCCAGCAGCCGGGTGCTCACTCTGCTGCAGGCGGCTCTGCGCCGTCTGGGCCATCCGGCCCTTGCCCAGCGCCTGACCGACCACATCGTGCGCAAGCTGGCACACTTCTGCGAGTATATGCTGGAGGGCTTTCTGCTCATGCTGTGTATGCGGGTGTATACCCGGCAGTATATCTGGCACATCAGCGTGCCCATGCTGGGCGGCGTGCTCACTGCGCTGACCGATGAGACCATCCAGATCTTTTCGCCCGGACGCAGCAGTCAGGTCACCGATGTGTGGCTGGATTCAGCCGGTGTTCTGGCGGGCATCCTTACGGCGCTGGTGCTCATGGCGCTGTGCAGATTGTTGTTCAACCATCGTAATAAGGAGTAA
- a CDS encoding folylpolyglutamate synthase, whose product MTIEQANQYFAALPDGFASTEQLRAAFTAPVQKVQFVGVAGTAGKTVTARLLAAILHAQGIHAGLYHAGCRPLSERICIDDAPVDEGLLALTADTLSAAEALPQDAAELAAAANCFGAAGCTLAVVELPDAGLAEALPGMPVCAVTSVGPDGVSRSVERLAALAAGVMRKESICVTAPEQPKSVLSELIVAAGKCGCELVVPDPEDITFLEAEKFASKVDYGGYTVPLAFLGRHAAGSAAMAVELSLALCRKGFDITDDAILEGLAAVENRSSIRVISQRPLIILDACRTPQQAAALLRVLNMAKVRHMSAIIGLAEEEGAEAFFSALETGLTPEEQKKDKSTMPGMSENPFDKVYLVTPAGGDDEMTARLTEKAKYHFDAEMCTSIAEAVELAHANTRRGLLVCGGEAAALEAAELLVNS is encoded by the coding sequence ATGACCATCGAACAGGCAAATCAGTATTTTGCCGCCCTGCCGGACGGTTTTGCCTCCACCGAACAGCTGCGCGCCGCGTTCACCGCGCCGGTGCAGAAGGTGCAGTTCGTGGGCGTGGCAGGCACGGCAGGCAAGACCGTGACGGCCCGCCTGCTGGCGGCCATCCTGCACGCACAGGGGATCCATGCCGGCCTGTACCATGCCGGGTGCCGCCCGCTGTCGGAGCGCATCTGCATCGATGATGCCCCGGTGGACGAGGGCCTGCTGGCTCTGACTGCGGATACCCTTTCCGCAGCCGAAGCCCTGCCGCAGGATGCAGCGGAGCTGGCCGCTGCGGCCAACTGCTTTGGCGCAGCGGGCTGCACGCTGGCCGTGGTGGAACTGCCGGATGCGGGCCTTGCGGAAGCACTGCCCGGCATGCCGGTGTGCGCCGTCACGTCGGTCGGCCCGGACGGTGTGAGCCGCTCGGTGGAGCGCCTTGCGGCTTTGGCAGCAGGTGTCATGCGCAAGGAAAGCATCTGCGTCACCGCGCCGGAGCAGCCCAAGTCTGTGCTCAGCGAGCTGATCGTGGCCGCAGGCAAGTGCGGCTGTGAGCTGGTGGTGCCGGACCCGGAGGATATCACCTTTCTGGAGGCAGAAAAGTTTGCCAGCAAGGTGGACTACGGCGGATATACCGTGCCGCTGGCTTTTCTGGGCCGTCATGCGGCGGGCAGCGCTGCCATGGCTGTGGAGCTTTCGCTGGCGCTGTGCCGCAAGGGCTTTGATATTACCGACGATGCCATTCTGGAAGGTCTGGCTGCGGTGGAGAACCGCAGCAGCATCCGGGTCATCTCGCAGCGCCCACTCATCATTCTGGATGCCTGCCGCACCCCGCAGCAGGCAGCGGCCTTGCTGCGTGTGCTCAACATGGCCAAGGTGCGCCATATGAGCGCCATCATCGGTCTGGCAGAGGAGGAGGGAGCCGAAGCGTTCTTCTCCGCACTGGAGACCGGCCTGACCCCTGAAGAGCAGAAAAAGGATAAGTCCACCATGCCCGGCATGAGTGAGAACCCCTTTGATAAGGTGTATCTTGTCACCCCGGCAGGCGGCGATGACGAGATGACGGCCCGTTTGACCGAAAAGGCAAAGTATCATTTTGATGCCGAGATGTGCACCAGCATTGCCGAAGCTGTGGAGTTGGCTCATGCCAACACCCGCCGCGGCCTGCTGGTCTGCGGCGGTGAAGCTGCCGCGCTGGAAGCGGCCGAACTGCTGGTGAACAGCTGA
- a CDS encoding STAS domain-containing protein has product MATVSFSPAGDVLYAYLAGEIDHDAAQSLRIQLDDALVSRAPQTMILDFGGVGFMDSSGVGLILGRQRIARTLGTALRVQHTPSQLAKVLQLARIPCTDAGQKEE; this is encoded by the coding sequence ATGGCAACGGTAAGCTTCAGCCCGGCGGGCGATGTGCTTTATGCCTACCTTGCGGGCGAGATCGATCACGATGCGGCGCAAAGCCTGCGCATCCAGCTGGATGATGCACTGGTCAGCCGTGCCCCGCAGACCATGATCCTGGATTTTGGCGGGGTCGGATTTATGGATTCATCCGGTGTAGGGCTGATCCTGGGGCGGCAGCGCATTGCCCGCACACTGGGCACGGCACTGCGGGTGCAGCACACACCGTCCCAGCTGGCAAAGGTGCTGCAGCTGGCGCGCATCCCCTGCACGGATGCAGGACAGAAGGAGGAATAA
- the spoIIAB gene encoding anti-sigma F factor has protein sequence MKAENTTKIQFDSLSVNESYARGAAAAFLARYDPTVPQLADIKTAVSEAVTNCIVHAYPDHIGPVAMSIAVYPGREVHITVADKGIGIPDIPQAMEPLFTTGNPEERSGLGFAVMQSFMDKVKVISKPGKGTKVLLIKRLAQRE, from the coding sequence ATGAAAGCGGAAAACACAACAAAGATCCAGTTCGATTCCCTCAGTGTGAACGAAAGCTACGCCCGGGGCGCAGCGGCGGCCTTTCTTGCCCGGTACGACCCCACCGTGCCGCAGCTGGCCGATATCAAAACGGCAGTGTCTGAGGCGGTGACCAACTGCATCGTCCATGCCTACCCGGACCACATCGGGCCGGTGGCCATGAGCATTGCAGTCTATCCCGGGCGGGAGGTGCACATCACGGTGGCAGATAAGGGCATCGGCATCCCGGATATCCCGCAGGCCATGGAACCGCTGTTTACCACCGGAAACCCGGAGGAACGCTCCGGGCTGGGCTTTGCGGTGATGCAGAGCTTTATGGATAAGGTCAAGGTCATCTCAAAGCCCGGCAAGGGTACAAAGGTGCTGCTCATCAAGCGTCTGGCCCAGAGAGAATGA
- a CDS encoding sigma-70 family RNA polymerase sigma factor, with product MVSDKTRRDAFIEQNLGLVHACAGRFRGRGIEYDDLYSAGCMGLVKACDNFDESRGVCFSTYAVPVILGEIKKLFRDSGTVKVSRSLKELGMRVQAAREHHMKVCGTEPTLSQLAEELNEPTENITLAIQAAQPAMSLTPENEEEDRQMDIPVESPEEALAERISLEEVLHALPEQDRQLIRLRFYGNKTQSETAKVLHTTQVQISRRERKILVQLRRRLLED from the coding sequence ATGGTATCGGATAAGACCCGGCGGGACGCATTCATTGAGCAGAATCTGGGGCTGGTGCACGCCTGCGCCGGGCGCTTCCGCGGGCGGGGCATAGAGTACGATGACCTGTACAGTGCCGGATGCATGGGACTTGTAAAAGCCTGCGATAATTTTGATGAGAGCCGCGGCGTATGCTTTTCTACCTATGCAGTGCCGGTAATTTTAGGCGAGATCAAAAAGCTGTTCCGGGACAGCGGCACAGTCAAGGTGAGCCGCTCCTTAAAAGAATTGGGGATGCGCGTACAGGCGGCACGGGAGCATCACATGAAAGTGTGCGGTACGGAGCCGACCCTTTCTCAGCTGGCGGAAGAATTGAATGAACCTACAGAGAACATCACACTTGCCATTCAGGCGGCACAGCCCGCCATGAGCCTGACCCCGGAAAATGAAGAAGAGGACCGGCAGATGGATATTCCAGTAGAATCCCCGGAAGAAGCATTGGCAGAACGCATCAGTCTGGAAGAGGTGCTTCACGCTTTGCCGGAACAGGACAGGCAATTGATCCGCCTGCGGTTTTATGGCAACAAGACCCAGAGTGAAACTGCAAAGGTGCTGCATACCACACAGGTGCAGATCTCCCGGCGGGAACGCAAGATACTGGTGCAGCTGCGCCGCCGACTTTTAGAAGATTAG